From Arthrobacter sp. FW306-2-2C-D06B, a single genomic window includes:
- a CDS encoding nucleoside hydrolase has protein sequence MSGEQAAVSGQREPVSLLVDCDTGIDDALALAYLCSQPHVELVAVSSTPGNVAAEQMARNNLSLLELCGRPDVPVAIGARAPLRIPLTTTPETHGPQGIGYAELPEPHGQVHDADAVELWVEAARSRPGELTALLTAPLTNFALALRAEPRLPELLRGVVIMGGSYYYQGNTTPTAEWNTHVDPHAAAEVFAAYSGLPEERLPVVCALETTERIELTPGHLAALASEAGCTEPELVLPEQPEGRRSTASNELVRHLSDMLRFYFEFHRHYDQGYVAHIHDYFAASVAAGTARYGTRTATVHVETEAPRLIGTTVADFRALWGEPPNARIVSENHPGEAFAELVRSLGGLARRLPDITGQER, from the coding sequence ATGAGCGGGGAGCAGGCAGCGGTTTCAGGCCAGCGCGAGCCCGTGAGCTTGCTCGTGGACTGCGACACGGGGATCGACGATGCCCTCGCCCTGGCCTACCTCTGCAGCCAGCCGCATGTGGAGCTGGTAGCCGTGAGCAGCACTCCCGGCAACGTCGCGGCGGAGCAAATGGCACGCAACAACCTGTCCCTGCTCGAGTTGTGCGGCCGCCCCGACGTGCCCGTTGCCATCGGAGCCCGGGCTCCGCTGCGGATCCCGCTGACCACGACGCCGGAAACCCACGGGCCGCAGGGCATCGGCTACGCCGAGTTGCCGGAACCGCACGGACAGGTGCACGACGCCGACGCCGTCGAGCTCTGGGTAGAAGCGGCCCGGTCACGGCCGGGGGAGCTGACCGCCCTGCTGACGGCGCCCCTCACCAACTTCGCCCTCGCCCTGCGGGCCGAGCCGCGGCTACCGGAGCTGCTGCGCGGCGTCGTGATCATGGGCGGCAGCTACTACTATCAGGGCAACACGACGCCGACTGCCGAATGGAACACCCACGTTGATCCGCACGCAGCGGCCGAGGTGTTTGCGGCCTACTCCGGACTTCCTGAGGAACGCCTGCCGGTGGTGTGCGCCCTCGAGACCACGGAACGGATCGAATTGACACCCGGACACCTGGCCGCCTTGGCCTCCGAGGCAGGCTGCACGGAGCCGGAACTTGTCCTTCCGGAACAGCCGGAAGGACGGCGCAGCACCGCTTCCAACGAACTCGTGCGGCACCTCAGCGATATGCTGCGCTTTTATTTCGAGTTCCATCGCCACTACGACCAAGGCTATGTGGCGCACATCCACGACTACTTCGCTGCGTCCGTCGCCGCCGGGACCGCCCGGTACGGCACCCGCACGGCAACAGTACACGTCGAGACCGAAGCCCCGAGGCTCATCGGAACCACCGTGGCGGACTTCCGCGCTCTATGGGGCGAGCCTCCCAACGCGCGCATCGTCTCGGAGAACCACCCAGGGGAGGCGTTTGCCGAATTGGTGCGCTCATTGGGCGGCCTTGCCCGGAGGCTGCCGGACATTACCGGACAGGAACGCTAG
- the dxs gene encoding 1-deoxy-D-xylulose-5-phosphate synthase, whose product MGLLETIRNPQDLSKLTSEQLEQLAGEIRTFLITNVAQTGGHLGPNLGVVELTMAIHKVFDSPRDSIVFDTGHQSYVHKLLTGRQDFSTLRQQGGMSGYPDRAESEHDIVESSHASSSLSWADGISRARQLTGEGDRCVVAVVGDGALTGGMAWEAINNIAADKRRRVVIVVNDNGRSYAPTVGGVADYLASLRPTIDSLRAAPTYEVVLDWWKQKLQSGGPIGQFTYKSLHAMKKGIKDWWAPQGMFEDLGMKYIGPVDGHNMRALEHALTTARNYGGPVIVHAMTEKGHGYAPALANEADQFHAVGIIDPETGEPTEAGGARSWTSVFAEEIADIADERDDIVGITGAMLIPVGLHKFAERHPERVIDVGIAEQHALTSAAGMAFGGLHPVVAVYATFLNRAFDQLLMDVALHKAGVTVVLDRAGVTGPDGASHHGMWDMAMVQIVPGLHLAAPRDASRLREELREAVAIADAPSVVRFSKGSVGSEIEAIERLSDGVDVLARRPEGSTENDVLIVSVGAMSELALDVASRLGSQGISSTVVDPRWVLPVRKSIIDLAARHRLVICIEDGVRAGGVGSRIRQEMRAAGVDTALNEVGLPVEFLDHGTRSQVLERVGLTAQQITHDVVAQVLGTKVPFARPLPGQGHPTTGSLPKL is encoded by the coding sequence TTGGGACTTTTGGAGACAATCCGGAACCCGCAGGACCTGAGCAAGCTCACCAGTGAGCAGTTGGAGCAGCTTGCAGGCGAGATCAGGACTTTCCTCATCACCAACGTCGCCCAAACGGGTGGTCACCTCGGACCGAACCTTGGCGTGGTGGAACTCACCATGGCCATCCATAAAGTCTTCGATTCGCCGCGCGACAGCATCGTTTTCGACACAGGCCATCAGTCTTACGTCCACAAATTGCTGACCGGCAGGCAGGATTTCAGCACCCTCCGGCAGCAAGGGGGAATGTCCGGCTACCCCGATCGCGCAGAGTCCGAGCACGACATCGTGGAAAGCTCCCACGCGTCGTCCTCCTTGTCCTGGGCTGACGGTATCTCCCGGGCCCGCCAGTTGACCGGCGAGGGCGATCGCTGCGTTGTCGCCGTCGTCGGAGACGGTGCGCTGACGGGCGGTATGGCGTGGGAGGCGATCAACAACATCGCCGCCGACAAGCGACGCCGCGTGGTGATCGTCGTCAACGACAACGGGCGCTCCTATGCGCCCACCGTCGGCGGCGTCGCAGACTACCTCGCTTCACTGCGCCCCACGATCGATTCCCTCCGGGCGGCCCCCACCTACGAAGTGGTGTTGGACTGGTGGAAGCAGAAGCTTCAGAGCGGTGGACCGATCGGGCAGTTCACCTATAAGAGCCTGCATGCCATGAAGAAGGGCATCAAGGATTGGTGGGCTCCGCAAGGCATGTTCGAAGACCTCGGCATGAAGTACATCGGCCCTGTCGACGGCCATAACATGCGGGCCCTTGAGCACGCGCTCACTACTGCCCGCAATTACGGCGGCCCCGTGATCGTCCACGCGATGACCGAAAAGGGGCATGGTTACGCACCCGCCCTCGCCAACGAGGCGGACCAGTTCCACGCCGTCGGGATCATCGATCCCGAAACCGGCGAACCCACCGAAGCCGGTGGAGCCCGCTCCTGGACATCGGTGTTCGCAGAGGAAATCGCTGACATCGCGGATGAGCGCGACGACATCGTAGGCATCACCGGGGCCATGCTGATCCCCGTCGGATTGCACAAGTTCGCGGAAAGGCACCCGGAACGAGTGATCGACGTCGGGATCGCGGAGCAGCACGCCCTCACCTCGGCCGCCGGCATGGCCTTTGGCGGACTGCACCCCGTCGTCGCCGTTTACGCGACGTTCCTGAACCGTGCCTTCGACCAGCTCCTCATGGACGTTGCCCTGCACAAAGCCGGGGTGACGGTCGTGTTGGACCGTGCCGGCGTGACGGGCCCGGACGGAGCCAGCCACCACGGCATGTGGGACATGGCGATGGTCCAGATCGTTCCGGGGCTGCACCTCGCGGCTCCGCGGGATGCCAGCCGCCTGCGGGAAGAACTCCGCGAAGCTGTTGCCATCGCGGACGCGCCCAGCGTCGTGCGTTTCTCCAAGGGCAGCGTGGGAAGTGAGATCGAAGCGATCGAACGGCTTTCCGACGGCGTCGACGTGCTGGCGCGCCGCCCCGAAGGCTCCACCGAGAACGATGTCCTGATTGTCAGCGTCGGTGCCATGTCCGAGCTCGCCCTCGACGTCGCGTCCCGTCTCGGCTCCCAAGGCATCAGTTCCACCGTGGTGGATCCGCGGTGGGTCCTTCCCGTGCGCAAGTCCATCATTGACCTCGCCGCCCGGCACCGATTGGTGATCTGCATCGAAGACGGCGTCCGTGCGGGCGGCGTCGGCTCCCGGATCCGCCAGGAGATGCGCGCGGCAGGTGTGGACACGGCCCTTAACGAGGTGGGGCTTCCGGTCGAATTCCTCGACCATGGAACCCGGAGCCAGGTTCTTGAGCGGGTTGGGCTTACCGCCCAACAGATAACGCACGACGTCGTCGCGCAGGTCCTGGGGACAAAGGTGCCTTTCGCGCGGCCCCTGCCAGGACAAGGACATCCGACGACGGGCAGTCTCCCCAAGCTGTGA
- a CDS encoding aldo/keto reductase, with translation MTEYRRLGNSGLTVSVVGLGCNNLGRANTATESQEGTNAVVYAALDAGVTLFDVADVYGREPGLSETMLGVALKGRRDDAVVATKFGMDMHGANGNDFGARGSRRYIIQAAEASLRRLGTDWIDLYQYHTPDPLTPVDETLAALDDLVTSGKVRYLGHSNRAGWQIAEAEYVARMQGGARFISTQNHYNLLDRRAELEVLPAAQAFGLGVLPYFPLANGLLTGKYAPGNAPEGSRLSHTRTNMVNDADWVQLGRFSQFAKERDLNELQLAFSWLAAQPAVSSVIAGATRPEQIAENAKAVRWVPTAEERAEMDDIFPRTPKVALF, from the coding sequence ATGACTGAATATCGCCGTCTTGGAAATTCCGGATTGACCGTCTCGGTAGTCGGTTTGGGGTGCAACAATCTCGGGCGGGCCAATACGGCCACGGAATCGCAGGAGGGTACCAATGCGGTGGTGTATGCCGCCTTGGATGCCGGCGTGACCCTTTTCGATGTTGCGGACGTCTACGGCCGGGAACCGGGCCTCAGCGAGACCATGCTGGGCGTCGCCCTGAAAGGCCGCAGGGACGACGCCGTCGTGGCCACGAAATTCGGTATGGACATGCACGGCGCCAACGGCAACGATTTCGGCGCCCGGGGATCGCGACGTTACATCATCCAGGCCGCCGAGGCATCGTTGCGCCGCCTCGGCACCGACTGGATTGACTTGTACCAGTACCACACGCCGGATCCACTCACCCCGGTTGACGAGACCCTCGCCGCCCTCGATGACCTCGTGACAAGCGGCAAGGTCCGGTACCTCGGTCACTCAAACCGTGCAGGCTGGCAGATCGCCGAAGCGGAATACGTCGCCCGGATGCAGGGCGGTGCGCGGTTCATTTCGACGCAGAACCATTACAACTTGCTGGACCGACGCGCGGAACTCGAAGTGCTGCCGGCCGCGCAGGCCTTCGGGCTCGGTGTGCTGCCGTATTTCCCCTTGGCGAACGGCCTCCTGACGGGCAAGTATGCTCCGGGCAACGCCCCGGAAGGATCGCGCCTCAGCCACACGCGGACCAACATGGTGAACGACGCCGACTGGGTCCAGCTGGGCCGGTTCAGCCAATTCGCCAAAGAGCGGGACCTGAACGAATTGCAGCTGGCCTTCTCCTGGCTGGCCGCCCAGCCCGCAGTCAGCAGCGTGATTGCCGGAGCCACCCGCCCTGAACAAATCGCCGAGAACGCGAAAGCGGTGCGCTGGGTGCCCACGGCAGAAGAACGGGCCGAAATGGACGACATCTTCCCGCGCACGCCCAAGGTCGCCCTCTTCTAA